In a genomic window of Gloeocapsopsis dulcis:
- a CDS encoding diacylglycerol/polyprenol kinase family protein has translation MLTLTWLESVPLWQQIIVVGTWIGAILLIALIANRYTNASSEITRKIVHIGTGNIILFAWWLDIPASVGIGASIVASIVTLLSYRFPLLPGINSVGRQSLGTFFYAVSIGVLVAWFWSVEQPQYAALGILVMTWGDGLAALIGQRFGKHRYKIWGIQKSWEGSLTMAVVSYIVSSLILLSVQGNIWQTWLISLVIALVATSLEAFSKFGIDNLTVPLGSAAVGFALSQLL, from the coding sequence TTGCTTACTTTAACCTGGTTAGAATCAGTGCCATTGTGGCAGCAAATTATTGTTGTAGGAACGTGGATAGGTGCGATCTTATTAATAGCATTAATTGCAAATCGCTACACTAATGCCAGTTCAGAAATCACGCGTAAGATTGTTCACATTGGCACAGGTAACATCATTTTGTTTGCTTGGTGGTTAGATATCCCTGCTAGTGTGGGTATTGGTGCTTCAATTGTAGCGAGCATCGTTACCCTGCTCTCATATAGATTTCCGCTATTACCTGGAATTAACAGTGTTGGACGCCAAAGCCTCGGAACATTTTTTTACGCGGTGAGTATTGGTGTCTTAGTTGCCTGGTTTTGGTCTGTAGAACAACCTCAGTATGCAGCTTTAGGCATTTTGGTGATGACGTGGGGTGATGGTTTAGCTGCCTTAATTGGTCAAAGATTTGGCAAGCATCGCTACAAAATATGGGGAATCCAAAAAAGCTGGGAAGGTTCTTTAACAATGGCTGTCGTTAGTTACATCGTCAGTAGTCTGATTTTGCTAAGCGTACAAGGTAATATTTGGCAAACTTGGCTGATCTCGCTAGTTATTGCCTTAGTTGCTACCAGTCTAGAAGCTTTCTCCAAATTTGGTATTGATAATTTAACAGTTCCTCTAGGTAGTGCAGCAGTTGGTTTTGCTTTAAGTCAGTTGCTGTAG
- the yidD gene encoding membrane protein insertion efficiency factor YidD, which yields MKRLILFLIRGYRILISPLFPPTCRFHPTCSQYAMEAVERFGVWRGGILAVRRVLRCHPWHPGGYDPVPK from the coding sequence ATGAAACGTCTGATTCTTTTCTTAATTCGCGGCTATCGGATTTTGATTTCACCGCTGTTTCCTCCTACTTGCCGCTTTCATCCTACCTGCTCGCAGTATGCAATGGAAGCCGTTGAGCGCTTTGGGGTATGGCGTGGTGGAATTTTAGCCGTACGACGGGTGTTGCGCTGTCATCCTTGGCATCCAGGCGGTTACGATCCAGTACCGAAATAA
- a CDS encoding aldo/keto reductase: protein MEKRRLGTTDIHITPIKMGTWQAGQKQWVGIEDEESIKAIRAAVDAGITTIDTAEVYGNGHSEQVIAQALNDVPRDHIVYATKVFANHLKHDQVLEACDRSLKNLKIDYIDLYQIHWPSGAFNTEIVPIEETMSALNQLKQQGKIRAVGVSNFSRTQLEEAAQYGRIDSIQPPYSLFWRWVEKDVMPYCVENNISILAYSPLAQGLLTGKFGRGHKFAPQDNRAKNKLFQGENYERAQQALEKLRPIAERHQASLASLAIAWLIAQPQTQAIVGARTAEQAMGNAKAVTVQLSTEELAEIDAISRMVTDHLDENPVMWNW from the coding sequence ATGGAAAAGCGACGCTTAGGCACAACTGATATCCACATTACTCCCATCAAGATGGGAACATGGCAAGCTGGTCAAAAACAGTGGGTTGGTATTGAGGATGAAGAAAGTATCAAAGCCATTCGCGCCGCAGTAGATGCTGGAATTACAACAATTGACACGGCAGAAGTATACGGCAACGGTCACTCAGAGCAAGTTATTGCACAAGCCTTAAATGATGTACCACGCGATCACATTGTTTACGCCACAAAAGTTTTTGCTAATCACTTGAAACACGATCAAGTGCTCGAAGCTTGCGATCGCTCGCTTAAAAACTTGAAAATCGACTATATTGACCTCTACCAAATTCATTGGCCTTCTGGTGCTTTTAATACAGAAATTGTCCCTATTGAAGAAACGATGAGTGCTTTAAATCAATTAAAGCAACAAGGTAAAATTCGGGCGGTCGGGGTTTCTAACTTCTCGCGCACTCAGTTAGAGGAAGCAGCACAATATGGACGCATTGATAGCATTCAACCGCCTTACTCCCTGTTTTGGCGCTGGGTTGAGAAAGATGTGATGCCTTACTGTGTTGAAAATAATATTTCGATTCTTGCCTATTCTCCTCTCGCTCAAGGGTTATTAACAGGAAAATTTGGTCGAGGACATAAATTTGCCCCCCAAGATAACCGTGCTAAAAATAAGCTGTTTCAAGGCGAAAACTACGAACGGGCACAGCAAGCTTTAGAGAAGCTTCGTCCGATTGCTGAACGCCATCAAGCTTCCCTGGCTTCTTTGGCGATCGCGTGGCTAATTGCCCAACCCCAAACCCAAGCCATTGTTGGTGCAAGAACCGCAGAACAAGCTATGGGGAACGCTAAAGCTGTCACAGTACAACTAAGTACTGAAGAGTTAGCAGAAATTGACGCTATTAGTCGCATGGTTACTGATCATTTAGACGAAAATCCAGTGATGTGGAATTGGTAA